From the genome of Hydrotalea sp.:
CAAACCCCAACGATCCGCCGCATCCAATTTAAAACGATAATTCGGCGTCACGGTTAACACGTGATATATCGCGTCGTAATTATATTGGTTGTTGGGCTTGGTTACGTCGGTGCCGCCACCCGTCCATTTATGTTCGAAACCTAAATAATCACCGGCAATACCAAAACCCGATTTATGCGTCCAACCCAATGACACACCATAACCCACGCCGCCGGTCGCGACCGATGTATTGCCACCAATGCTGGGCTTTTCGGCGGTCGATTTATTCCACGTGCCGCTGAAACTATAAACATAACCGACATCGGCCTTTAACATCAATTTGCCGGCGACGCTATTTGCCAATAAATTTTGCCCTACCGCTCCGCTGCTTGAGGGCGATGCGCCATTATTACCGCTACCTGCCCCCTGAGCCTGGCCAATCGCCGGCAAGCCAAATATCGCACCGGCCGCCAGCAAACTGCCAGCAAACCTACGTCCCACACGCGCGCCATAAGTGACCATATTATTTAGCATATTATTGATACTCCTTGTTTATGTTCTTGCCTAAATTCTTAACTCTACTGGTAATTATATTATTTATTATTTTTTATTCATAATTGAATTTATTTTTTGTCTTAATATGCACATATTGTTTTTGCAAGTTTTTTTTATTCACCCATGTATTTTTTTTAAAAAAAATAAGAATCTTTTATTTTTTGCAATCATTTGTTGTTTCAAATGCTTTAGAATTCATTCGTTGTCTTTCTTTCCCGTTGCAATTCGGCCCGTATATGCTATCATTCCTTTATATATTATCGTAAAAGTAGTATAAGAGGGTGAAACATAACCATAAACCTTACATCAACCCTTATTTTGCCATATGGAGGCATAAAAACATGAAAAAACAATTATATACAAAAAAACTATTGGCGCTAACTATCGCTGGCGTGGCGATTTGCTTGTTGTCACTCACCCTTACCCCCACCCCGACCCACGCCGAACCCACCGATAGCGTGATTGCCCGCCAACAGGCACGGCTTGCCATGAATCTTGCGGCGGCAAATAATAATCCCGCCAGCAAAAAACCAACATCAGGCGCGCAATAAAAAATAGGTAACGGGATTATAACTCCCGCCCTATCCCCAAGAAAACGAATCACACCAATAAAATGGATAAAGTTTATTCCAATAAAGTTTATTTCAAGGGCAAAATTGTTTTCTTGGGGTTTGGTGCCATTGCCTCGGGCATTTTGCAATTGGTGCTCAACCATTTGGACCCGCGCACGCAATTGGCAATTGTCACGCGCGACCGAAAACCAAATGACCTGGTCGATAAACATAAAATACCGGTGCATCTGGATACGCTCAGCAAGGAAAGTTACGGCGCGGTGTTGGCGAAATACCTGACCGCTGGTGATTTTTTGGTCAATTTGTCGGTCGATGTCAGCTCGGCCGAAATCATGGAATGGTGCAAACAACATGGCGTGCTTTATTTGGATACCAGCATCGAGGCCTGGGGCGATTTTTACACCGATCTATCCCTTACCCCATCGCAACGTAGCAATTACGCCCTGCGCGAAACGGTGCTGGCCAAGAAAAAGCTTTGGGCCAATGATAAGGACGCGCCAACCGCCATTTCGGCCCATGGTGCCAACCCAGGGTTGGTTAGCCATTTTGTCAAGCAAGCCCTGGTGAATATCGCCCACGATACCGGCCATAAGGTTGCCAAGCCCACCAACCGCGCCGAATGGACAAAATTGGCACATGATTTGGGCATCAAGGTCATCCACGTGGCGGAGCGTGACACCCAACGGCCAACCATGCAAAAGAATCGCGACGAATTCGTTAACACCTGGAGCATTGATGGTTTTTATTCCGAGGCCGTGCAACCCGCCGAAATGGGTTGGGGCACGCACGAAAAAAACATGCCGCGCGACGGCCACCGCCATAGCTTTGGTTGCGATTCGGCCATTTACCTTGACCAACCCGGGGTGGCAACGCGCGTGCGGTCTTGGACACCGCTTGACCTGGCCTATCACGGATTTATTATTCCGCATATCGAATCGATTGCGATAGCCGATTATTTCACCGGCGAATTTAACGGCAAATTATACCGGCCGACGGTGCATTATGCCTATCACCCATGCGACGCCGCGGTGTTGTCATTGCACGAAATGGCCGGCAATAATTTTCAACTGCAACCAAAAAAACGCGTCATGGTCGACGAGGTAATGGACGGCATGGACGAATTGGGCGTGCTGTTGATGGGCCATGCCAAAAATGCCTATTGGTATGGGTCGCGCCTGACCATTGAACAAACCCGCGCCGTTGCCACCAACAACAATGCCACGACGTTGCAGGTTACCTGCTCCGCCATGGCCGCGTTGTTGTGGGCGTTGCAAAACCCGAATCGCGGTTTGTTGGAACCCGATGATTTACCGTT
Proteins encoded in this window:
- a CDS encoding saccharopine dehydrogenase C-terminal domain-containing protein; translated protein: MDKVYSNKVYFKGKIVFLGFGAIASGILQLVLNHLDPRTQLAIVTRDRKPNDLVDKHKIPVHLDTLSKESYGAVLAKYLTAGDFLVNLSVDVSSAEIMEWCKQHGVLYLDTSIEAWGDFYTDLSLTPSQRSNYALRETVLAKKKLWANDKDAPTAISAHGANPGLVSHFVKQALVNIAHDTGHKVAKPTNRAEWTKLAHDLGIKVIHVAERDTQRPTMQKNRDEFVNTWSIDGFYSEAVQPAEMGWGTHEKNMPRDGHRHSFGCDSAIYLDQPGVATRVRSWTPLDLAYHGFIIPHIESIAIADYFTGEFNGKLYRPTVHYAYHPCDAAVLSLHEMAGNNFQLQPKKRVMVDEVMDGMDELGVLLMGHAKNAYWYGSRLTIEQTRAVATNNNATTLQVTCSAMAALLWALQNPNRGLLEPDDLPFDEILAVCKPYLGEMVGAYTDWNPLFERNSLFPEDLDPMDPWQFKNFRVS